The Gemmata palustris genome includes a region encoding these proteins:
- a CDS encoding neutral/alkaline non-lysosomal ceramidase N-terminal domain-containing protein, whose protein sequence is MRLALSFTLTLALAVPSLAAPLSAGAAAVDITPANGCPLAGYYSPRGAEGTHDPLLAKALVLEQGDTVVALVSLDLLLTTRDMVEDARKLVEKRTGIPGKNVMISATHSHTGPVLWDEVPRPDAPRDGKKIVKAYLAELPGKIAGAVQKAHAARVPVKVSFGCGTENGLAFNRRFHMADGSVGWNPGKMNPKIVRAAGPTDPSVPVVLIETDTKPPKPVAVYVNFAMHLDTVGGTHYSADYPHALARALAAVAGDDVVTVFTTGTCGDVNHINVGTDKAQKGHGEAARIGTRLAAEVLRTFDALKPAAGPLRASRATVELELPPVTAAEALAAKGVLANLEKGTKPVPGFLDQVQAFKAVEVSARLGKPYPVEVQVISLGDDLAWVSLPGEIFVELGLQIKRGSPFRQTMIAELANGSVGYVPNRAAYPQGAYEVVSARVAEGGGEKLVGAALEQLRAQFKEGKK, encoded by the coding sequence ATGCGCCTTGCCCTCTCCTTCACACTCACGCTCGCCCTCGCCGTTCCGTCCCTCGCCGCGCCCCTGTCCGCGGGCGCGGCGGCGGTCGATATCACCCCGGCCAACGGGTGCCCGCTGGCCGGGTACTACTCGCCCCGCGGGGCCGAGGGCACCCACGACCCGCTGCTCGCCAAGGCGCTCGTCCTCGAGCAGGGCGACACCGTCGTCGCACTGGTGTCCCTCGACCTCCTCCTGACCACGCGCGACATGGTCGAGGACGCCCGCAAACTCGTCGAGAAGCGGACCGGCATCCCGGGGAAGAACGTGATGATCTCCGCGACGCACTCGCACACGGGGCCGGTGCTGTGGGACGAGGTCCCGCGCCCCGACGCGCCCCGGGACGGCAAGAAGATCGTGAAAGCGTACCTCGCCGAGTTGCCCGGCAAGATCGCGGGCGCGGTGCAGAAGGCGCACGCCGCGCGCGTGCCCGTGAAGGTGTCGTTCGGGTGCGGCACGGAGAACGGGCTGGCGTTCAACCGCCGGTTCCACATGGCCGACGGCTCCGTCGGCTGGAACCCGGGCAAGATGAACCCCAAGATCGTGCGCGCCGCCGGGCCGACCGACCCGTCCGTGCCCGTGGTACTGATCGAGACCGATACGAAGCCCCCGAAGCCGGTCGCGGTGTACGTCAACTTCGCGATGCACCTCGATACCGTCGGGGGCACGCACTACTCCGCCGACTACCCGCACGCGCTGGCGCGGGCGCTCGCCGCGGTCGCCGGCGACGACGTGGTGACGGTGTTCACGACCGGCACCTGCGGGGACGTGAACCACATCAACGTGGGCACCGACAAGGCCCAGAAGGGGCACGGCGAGGCGGCCCGTATCGGGACCCGGCTCGCGGCCGAGGTGCTGCGCACGTTCGACGCCCTGAAACCGGCCGCCGGGCCGCTGCGCGCGTCCCGTGCCACGGTCGAGCTCGAACTGCCGCCGGTGACAGCGGCGGAGGCGCTGGCCGCGAAGGGCGTCCTTGCGAACCTCGAGAAGGGGACCAAGCCGGTCCCGGGGTTTCTCGATCAGGTGCAGGCGTTCAAGGCGGTCGAGGTGTCCGCGCGGCTCGGCAAGCCGTACCCGGTGGAAGTACAGGTGATCTCGCTCGGGGACGACCTCGCGTGGGTCAGCCTGCCGGGGGAAATCTTCGTGGAGTTGGGGTTGCAGATCAAGCGCGGCTCGCCGTTCCGCCAGACGATGATCGCGGAACTGGCCAACGGGAGCGTCGGGTACGTGCCGAACCGGGCCGCGTACCCGCAGGGCGCCTACGAGGTGGTCAGCGCCCGGGTCGCCGAGGGCGGCGGCGAGAAACTTGTCGGTGCCGCGCTCGAACAACTGCGTGCGCAGTTCAAGGAGGGGAAGAAGTAG
- a CDS encoding methyl-accepting chemotaxis protein, with product MLKQIATNFGDLGIGTRLIGGFLLLAAASVGVGYYGLRSMSEMNTALENTNANLIPSIIALTDLRGKGINTIQRNERTMILSTRNKNGDTYRAATTGLDGAWAHIREGGTRYESYPMSEKEKPLWTEFRARLEEFRRDHDATMAALKAGDLEKAEKQCLVSVPNATKMGDTLNALIDLQKETAKQDAAQTQSHYAAARTTMFVVVGCAVLAALGLGVFFRGLIVHPLDAAVKVLRAVSVGDLTHKAVVTSADEFGQMGTALNTTVTGLHAALQQDKVDWAMVGKQREQNADFAGQIAAVSKAQAVIEFKLDGTIVSANENFLRTLGYSLSEIQGRHHSMFAEPAFAASSEYREFWARLNRGEYVADEFKRIGKGGKEVWIQASYNPIFDLNGKPYKVVKYATDITANKNMAQKVKEDAAELEQKVGTIMVSVGAMAAGDFTQQVPDLGTDVVGQMATELNKAILSVRTALEGVREVSEQLADASGQLSAASDEISTGAQEQASSLEETASTLEEITATVKQNSDSAQQARQLASSSKDVAEKGGQVVGNAVEAMSEINHSSKRIADIITTIDEIAFQTNLLALNAAVEAARAGEQGRGFAVVASEVRNLAQRSATAAKEIKSLIEDSVKKVDAGTELVNRSGSTLEEIVTSVKRVTDLITEIAAAGKEQSVGIEQVNKAVSQMDTVTQRNASQTEEMSATAQTLTDQAGQLRDLVARFKLSDDGHGARRAAPKVSRSKAPATKPRPAVARAMSNGHSNGRTHELDRLGGDGGFTEF from the coding sequence ATGTTGAAGCAGATCGCAACGAATTTCGGCGACCTCGGGATCGGCACCCGGCTCATCGGGGGGTTCCTGCTACTGGCCGCGGCCAGTGTCGGCGTCGGCTACTACGGGCTCAGGTCCATGAGCGAGATGAACACGGCACTCGAGAACACGAACGCGAACCTGATTCCGTCGATCATCGCGCTGACCGATTTGCGCGGGAAGGGGATCAACACGATCCAGCGGAACGAGAGGACCATGATCCTGTCGACCCGGAACAAGAACGGGGACACGTACCGGGCCGCGACGACCGGTCTGGACGGGGCCTGGGCTCACATTCGAGAGGGGGGCACGCGGTACGAATCGTACCCCATGAGTGAGAAAGAGAAGCCGCTCTGGACCGAGTTCCGAGCGCGCCTGGAGGAGTTCCGCCGCGACCACGACGCGACGATGGCGGCGCTCAAAGCCGGTGACCTCGAAAAGGCCGAAAAGCAGTGCCTCGTGTCCGTGCCGAACGCGACCAAGATGGGCGACACGTTGAACGCCCTCATCGACCTCCAAAAAGAAACCGCAAAGCAAGACGCGGCCCAGACTCAAAGCCACTACGCCGCCGCCCGGACGACCATGTTCGTCGTGGTCGGGTGCGCGGTTCTCGCGGCCCTCGGGCTCGGGGTCTTCTTCCGGGGCCTGATCGTTCATCCCTTGGACGCCGCCGTCAAGGTGCTCCGAGCCGTCTCCGTTGGCGACCTGACTCACAAGGCCGTAGTGACCTCGGCCGACGAGTTCGGTCAAATGGGGACGGCCCTGAACACTACTGTTACAGGCCTTCACGCGGCGCTCCAACAAGACAAGGTCGACTGGGCGATGGTCGGCAAGCAGCGCGAGCAGAACGCGGACTTCGCGGGCCAGATCGCGGCCGTCAGTAAGGCCCAGGCGGTGATCGAGTTCAAGCTCGACGGGACCATCGTGAGTGCCAACGAGAACTTCCTGCGCACCCTCGGCTACAGTCTGTCGGAGATCCAGGGGCGGCACCACAGCATGTTCGCCGAACCCGCGTTCGCGGCCAGTTCGGAGTACCGCGAGTTCTGGGCCCGGCTCAACCGCGGCGAGTACGTCGCGGATGAGTTCAAGCGGATCGGCAAGGGCGGCAAGGAGGTGTGGATTCAGGCCTCGTACAACCCGATCTTCGACCTCAACGGCAAGCCCTATAAGGTGGTCAAGTACGCCACCGACATCACGGCCAACAAGAACATGGCACAGAAGGTGAAAGAGGACGCGGCCGAGCTCGAACAGAAGGTCGGCACGATCATGGTTTCGGTGGGCGCGATGGCCGCCGGGGACTTCACTCAACAGGTACCGGATCTGGGCACCGACGTGGTGGGCCAGATGGCGACCGAACTGAACAAGGCGATCCTGTCGGTGCGGACCGCGCTCGAGGGCGTGCGCGAGGTGTCCGAGCAGTTGGCCGATGCGTCGGGGCAGTTGTCGGCGGCGAGCGACGAGATCTCCACGGGCGCCCAGGAGCAGGCCTCGAGCCTCGAAGAAACCGCGAGCACCCTGGAAGAGATCACGGCGACGGTGAAGCAGAACTCGGACAGTGCGCAGCAGGCCCGGCAGCTCGCCAGCAGTTCCAAGGACGTGGCCGAGAAGGGCGGGCAAGTGGTCGGCAACGCGGTCGAGGCCATGAGCGAGATCAACCACTCGTCCAAGCGCATCGCGGACATCATCACGACGATCGACGAGATCGCGTTCCAGACGAACCTGCTGGCCCTGAACGCGGCGGTGGAAGCGGCCCGTGCCGGGGAACAGGGGCGCGGGTTCGCGGTCGTGGCTTCCGAGGTCCGCAACCTGGCCCAGCGCAGTGCGACCGCGGCGAAGGAGATCAAGTCGCTGATCGAGGACTCGGTCAAGAAGGTCGATGCGGGCACCGAACTCGTGAACCGGTCGGGCTCGACGCTCGAGGAGATCGTGACCTCGGTCAAGCGGGTAACGGACCTGATCACGGAGATCGCGGCCGCGGGCAAGGAGCAGTCGGTGGGCATCGAGCAGGTCAACAAGGCCGTGTCCCAGATGGACACCGTGACCCAGCGCAACGCCTCCCAGACCGAGGAAATGTCGGCGACGGCCCAGACCCTCACGGACCAGGCCGGGCAACTCCGCGACCTCGTCGCACGGTTCAAACTCAGTGACGACGGGCACGGGGCGCGCCGCGCCGCACCAAAAGTGTCCCGGAGCAAGGCCCCGGCTACGAAGCCCCGGCCCGCGGTGGCCCGCGCGATGAGCAACGGGCACTCCAACGGCCGCACCCACGAACTCGATCGGCTCGGCGGCGACGGCGGGTTCACCGAGTTCTAA
- a CDS encoding response regulator transcription factor, translating into MSPSTVFVVDDDPNVRKSLSWLLGSVNLPVQTFESGEQFLREVGTDRPGCAILDLRMPGLSGLAVLERLGARELSPPAILVTAYGNVPTAARAMRAGAVHFLEKPYNDQELLDTVQEALTRDADHRAECAQRTAARARLAVLTPREREVLDLVATGKANKVIARELQVSEKNIEFHRANVMRKLQATSLAELIRLVLMLEDSSQQ; encoded by the coding sequence ATGAGCCCGTCCACGGTTTTTGTTGTTGACGACGACCCGAATGTCCGAAAATCGTTGTCCTGGCTGCTCGGGTCCGTGAACCTGCCCGTGCAGACGTTTGAAAGCGGCGAACAGTTTTTACGCGAAGTAGGAACGGACCGCCCGGGGTGCGCCATCCTCGATCTGCGGATGCCCGGGCTCAGCGGTCTGGCGGTACTGGAGCGGTTGGGCGCCCGCGAGCTGAGCCCGCCCGCAATTCTCGTTACGGCTTACGGCAACGTGCCCACCGCGGCCCGTGCCATGCGTGCGGGTGCCGTTCACTTCTTGGAGAAGCCCTACAACGACCAGGAATTGCTGGACACGGTCCAGGAGGCCTTGACGCGCGACGCGGACCACCGGGCCGAGTGCGCCCAACGAACCGCCGCGCGCGCGCGGTTGGCCGTCCTCACCCCGCGCGAGCGCGAGGTCCTCGATTTGGTAGCGACCGGCAAAGCCAACAAGGTCATCGCCCGCGAGCTCCAAGTGAGCGAAAAGAACATCGAGTTCCACCGGGCCAACGTGATGCGCAAGCTCCAGGCGACCAGCCTGGCCGAGCTGATCCGGCTCGTCTTAATGTTGGAAGATTCTTCGCAACAATAA
- a CDS encoding PAS domain S-box protein — MPHTRASAGPPGLRSTAEVVLDALSDGILTVGPGERVRFANRRAEEMFGYAPGELVGVHVDALVPESARNRHDEQRAEYAARPRIRPMCPCADIKGRRKDGVEFPVTVVLAPLADGTVLASVRDANLTHGPIVASGAVPEHGGIDALDVPIVLLDRNGIIAATNRAWEHTLRSLDPGAPGVGSNYLEACYAVTGPSSEESAVIERGICAVLNGTSERFAAVCPFRVGAEVRWYQLRGAPLADRDLGASVAHWDVTDQWRAERALRESEQRFRAVVEAQTEQVCRVQPDGTLTFVNGAYCRYFGRSADELIGRPFWGLVPETDQESVRSHLATIAPDHPVATIEHRVLASNGEVRWQQWTNRGLFDTGGRLIEFQSVGRDVTDRKRSEEQLRQSEERFRDLFHNAPLATACWRVDGSDFVLADCNEAAKRLTGGEITAALGRRLSEVHKNRPDHCANVARCYRDRVSFEAEFHWPGVTWTGPCVTGVDVLMTYSFVPPDLVMSSLQIVTERKQQERALRESEERHRLVLSALREGVVSLDPDGRVLTCNESAVRLFGERLGGLMGASLTDRIGLVLREDGRPLSPELFPWEVARTAHALSAGATLLAAPARGPFVRLMISAHALPAAPGGARPVVVSFTDITARWHAEEQLRQHKAELAHVTRCSIVGEMAAVLAHELNQPLTAVINYCRGSVLRLRDGGDTAGVVEALDLAVGQAERAAGIIHRMREFMRKREPHRSAAQINDVVHEALALVGPELRHHEIRVVPRLAPEVPPIQVDRIQIEQVLLNLIRNSAEALTTRPVIERRIVIETAATVAGVCVRVIDSGIGFDADGLRRVFEPFYTTKKEGMGLGLTISRSIIESHGGLLTIAPARPRGAESSFTLPINSDPPPSGGTEGTS, encoded by the coding sequence ATGCCACACACACGCGCTTCTGCAGGCCCCCCGGGGCTTCGATCGACCGCGGAGGTCGTTCTTGACGCCCTGAGTGACGGGATTCTCACCGTCGGGCCGGGAGAGCGCGTCCGCTTCGCCAACCGCCGCGCCGAGGAGATGTTCGGGTACGCTCCCGGGGAACTTGTAGGGGTTCACGTTGACGCGCTGGTGCCGGAAAGCGCCCGGAATCGGCACGACGAACAACGGGCGGAATATGCCGCGCGCCCCCGCATTCGCCCCATGTGCCCGTGTGCCGACATTAAAGGGCGGCGGAAAGATGGGGTCGAGTTCCCGGTGACGGTTGTACTCGCTCCTCTGGCCGATGGTACCGTTCTAGCCTCTGTCCGCGATGCGAATTTAACGCACGGGCCGATTGTGGCTTCTGGGGCGGTACCGGAGCACGGCGGCATTGATGCGTTAGACGTGCCGATCGTTCTACTCGACCGAAACGGGATTATTGCCGCTACCAACCGCGCCTGGGAGCACACGCTCCGGTCGCTCGATCCCGGCGCACCTGGTGTGGGGAGTAACTATCTGGAGGCCTGTTACGCAGTAACCGGCCCCTCTTCGGAAGAATCGGCTGTCATCGAGCGCGGCATTTGTGCCGTCTTGAACGGGACGTCGGAGCGGTTCGCCGCGGTGTGCCCGTTCCGGGTCGGCGCCGAGGTCCGGTGGTACCAACTCCGGGGCGCGCCCTTAGCCGACCGTGACCTCGGGGCGAGCGTCGCGCACTGGGACGTGACCGACCAGTGGCGCGCGGAGCGCGCCCTGCGCGAGAGCGAGCAGCGGTTCCGCGCCGTGGTGGAAGCTCAGACGGAGCAAGTTTGCCGCGTCCAACCGGACGGAACTCTCACCTTCGTCAACGGCGCGTACTGCCGGTACTTCGGCCGGAGCGCGGACGAGTTGATCGGGCGCCCGTTTTGGGGCCTCGTCCCTGAGACGGACCAGGAATCGGTCCGGAGCCACCTCGCGACCATCGCGCCCGACCACCCCGTAGCGACCATCGAGCACCGGGTTCTGGCGTCGAACGGGGAGGTGCGGTGGCAACAGTGGACCAACCGCGGGCTGTTCGACACCGGGGGCCGGCTGATCGAGTTCCAGTCGGTCGGGCGCGACGTGACCGACCGCAAGCGCTCCGAGGAGCAACTCCGGCAGAGCGAGGAGCGGTTCCGGGATCTGTTTCATAACGCGCCGCTCGCGACCGCGTGCTGGCGCGTGGACGGTAGCGACTTCGTTCTGGCCGACTGCAACGAGGCCGCCAAGCGGCTCACGGGCGGCGAGATCACCGCCGCGCTCGGCCGGAGGCTGTCGGAGGTACACAAGAATCGTCCGGACCACTGCGCGAATGTTGCCCGGTGCTACCGGGACCGGGTTTCGTTCGAGGCCGAGTTCCACTGGCCCGGAGTGACCTGGACCGGCCCGTGCGTAACGGGCGTGGACGTTCTCATGACGTACTCGTTCGTTCCGCCGGACCTGGTCATGTCCTCGCTCCAGATCGTCACCGAGCGCAAGCAGCAGGAGCGCGCGTTGCGCGAGAGCGAGGAGCGGCACCGCCTCGTGCTCTCCGCGCTGCGCGAAGGGGTCGTTTCCCTGGACCCGGACGGGCGCGTTTTGACGTGCAACGAGAGCGCGGTGCGGCTGTTCGGGGAGCGCCTCGGCGGGTTAATGGGGGCGTCCCTTACGGATCGCATCGGGCTCGTGCTACGAGAAGACGGGCGCCCACTATCGCCGGAGCTGTTCCCGTGGGAGGTCGCGCGCACGGCCCATGCGCTGAGCGCCGGTGCGACCCTCCTGGCGGCCCCCGCGCGCGGCCCGTTCGTGCGGCTCATGATTAGCGCCCACGCGCTCCCCGCGGCCCCGGGCGGTGCCCGCCCGGTCGTCGTCTCGTTTACCGATATTACGGCCCGGTGGCACGCGGAGGAGCAACTGCGCCAGCACAAGGCCGAACTCGCGCACGTGACCCGGTGCAGTATCGTGGGAGAAATGGCCGCGGTACTCGCGCACGAACTGAACCAGCCCCTTACGGCCGTCATCAATTATTGCCGCGGGTCCGTGCTCCGGCTCCGCGACGGTGGGGACACCGCGGGTGTCGTCGAGGCCCTGGATCTGGCGGTCGGGCAGGCGGAGCGGGCCGCGGGCATCATCCACCGGATGCGCGAGTTCATGCGCAAGCGGGAGCCGCACCGCTCCGCGGCTCAAATTAACGACGTCGTTCACGAGGCGCTGGCGCTGGTCGGACCGGAGCTCCGGCACCACGAGATCCGAGTGGTGCCGCGCCTGGCCCCCGAGGTTCCCCCAATCCAAGTGGACCGCATCCAGATCGAACAGGTGCTGTTGAACCTGATTCGGAACTCCGCCGAGGCCCTCACGACCCGGCCCGTGATCGAGCGCCGGATCGTCATCGAAACGGCCGCGACCGTCGCCGGTGTTTGTGTCCGGGTCATCGACTCGGGAATCGGGTTCGACGCCGACGGGCTCCGCCGGGTGTTCGAGCCGTTCTACACCACCAAGAAGGAAGGCATGGGGCTCGGGCTCACGATCAGTCGGAGCATCATCGAATCGCACGGCGGCCTGCTCACGATCGCCCCCGCGCGCCCGCGCGGGGCGGAATCCAGTTTCACCTTACCCATCAACTCGGACCCGCCCCCATCTGGAGGAACGGAAGGTACGAGTTAG